In Musa acuminata AAA Group cultivar baxijiao chromosome BXJ3-9, Cavendish_Baxijiao_AAA, whole genome shotgun sequence, a single genomic region encodes these proteins:
- the LOC135649931 gene encoding eukaryotic initiation factor 4A-III homolog B: protein MAAASTAVPRSRQPPGRPMDDENLVFETSPGVEAITSFDQMGIRDDLLRGIYAYGFEKPSAIQQRAVIPIINGRDVIAQAQSGTGKSSMIALSVCQMVDTSMREVQALILSPTRELAAQTEKVILAIGEYINVQAHACIGGKSIGEDIRKLEYGVHVVSGTPGRVCDMIKRRTLRTRAIKILILDEADEMLSRGFKDQIYDVYRYLPPELQVALISATLPHEILEITNKFMTDPIRILVKRDELTLEGIKQFFVAVEREEWKFDTLCDLYDTLTITQAVIFCNTKRKVDWLTEKMRSNNFTVSSMHGDMPQKERDAIMAEFRSGATRVLITTDVWARGIDVQQVSLVINYDLPNNRELYIHRIGRSGRFGRKGVAINFVRKDDIRILRDIEQYYSTQIDEMPMNVADLI, encoded by the exons ATGGCCGCCGCCAGCACCGCAGTGCCTCGGAGCCGGCAGCCGCCAGGCCGCCCCATGGACGACGAGAACCTCGTCTTCGAGACCAGCCCCGGGGTGGAGGCCATCACCAGCTTCGACCAGATGGGCATCCGCGACGACCTCCTCCGCGGGATCTACGCTTACGGGTTCGAGAAGCCCTCCGCGATCCAGCAGCGGGCTGTGATTCCCATCATCAATGGCCGCGACGTCATCGCCCAGGCGCAGTCCGGTACCGGGAAGTCCTCTATGATCGCCCTGTCCGTCTGCCAGATGGTCGATACCTCCATGCGAGA AGTGCAGGCACTTATTCTGTCACCTACCAGAGAACTTGCTGCCCAGACTGAGAAGGTGATATTGGCTATTGGTGAATACATAAATGTGCAAGCCCATGCATGCATTGGTGGGAAGAGTATAGGGGAAGATATTAGAAAGCTGGAGTATGGTGTTCATGTCGTTTCTGGGACGCCTGGCAGAGTCTGCGACATGATCAAAAGGAGGACCTTACGAACAAGAGCTATCAAAATTTTAATCCTT GATGAAGCTGATGAAATGCTGAGTAGAGGCTTTAAGGATCAGATATATGATGTATACAGATATCTTCCTCCTGAACTTCAG GTTGCTCTGATATCTGCAACACTTCCTCATGAAATTCTGGAGATCACCAACAAGTTTATGACAGATCCCATAAGAATTCTTGTCAAGCGTGATGAATTGACACTGGAG GGTATCAAGCAATTTTTTGTTGCAGTGgagagagaggagtggaaatttgATACGTTATGTGATCTCTATGACACCCTTACTATCACTCAAGCTGTTATTTTCTGCAACACAAAAAGAAAG GTTGATTGGTTGACTGAGAAAATGCGCAGTAACAACTTCACAGTATCTTCTATGCATGGCGACATGCCCCAAAAAGAGCGAGATGCAATAATGGCAGAATTCAGGTCGGGGGCTACTCGTGTGTTGATCACTACTGATGTATGGGCAAGGGGGATTGATGTCCAGCAG GTATCGTTGGTAATAAACTATGACCTTCCAAACAACCGAGAACTCTACATACATCGGATAGGTCGTTCAGGACGTTTTGGGCGCAAG GGTGTGGCGATAAACTTTGTGCGCAAGGATGACATCCGTATACTAAGAGATATCGAGCAGTACTACAGTACTCAGATTGATGAAATGCCAATGAATGTTGCCGATCTCATATGA
- the LOC135649952 gene encoding tobamovirus multiplication protein 3-like, translated as MASSSVPAHVLRDGWDWWEEVNNSTLWQDRIFHALAALFGLVSAVALIQLFRIECRVPEFGWTTQKVFHFLNFLVNGVRSLIFVFRRHIQKIKPEIIQHVLLDLPGLAFFTTYALLVLFWAEIYYQARSISIDGLRPCFYTINAVVYAIQFALWFLLWWEPIQAMIILSKIFFAGVSLFAALGFLLYGGRLFLMLKRFPVESKGRRKKLQEVGYVTTICFLCFLLRCIMMCFNAFDKAADLDVLNHPILNFLFYLLVEILPSSLVLFILRKLPPKRRITQYHPIH; from the exons ATGGCGTCGTCGTCGGTACCGGCGCACGTGCTGCGTGACGGCTGGGATtggtgggaggaggtgaacaactCGACCCTGTGGCAGGACCGCATCTTCCACGCCCTCGCCGCCCTCTTCGGACTAGTTTCCGCCGTCGCTCTC ATACAACTGTTTAGAATCGAGTGCAGAGTACCAGAGTTTGGTTGGACAACGCAGAAGGTCTTTCACTTCCTGAATTTTCTGGTCAATGGTG TTAGATCGCTTATCTTTGTATTTCGTCGGCATATCCAAAAAATAAAGCCTGAG ATCATTCAACATGTTCTTTTGGATTTGCCTGGTCTCGCATTCTTCACTACTTATGCACTCTTGGTACTATTTTGGGCTGAAATATATTACCAG GCACGATCAATATCTATTGATGGCCTTAGACCATGCTTCTATACAATTAATGCAGTGGTTTATGCCATTCAG TTTGCTCTTTGGTTTCTCTTATGGTGGGAGCCTATCCAAGCTATGATTATCCTGTCCAAGATCTTCTTTGCAG GTGTTTCATTGTTTGCTGCCCTCGGGTTTCTTTTATATGGAGGGAG GCTCTTCCTAATGCTGAAACGCTTCCCTGTCGAATCAAAAGGACGGCGGAAAAAGTTACAGGAG GTTGGCTATGTAACCACCATCTGTTTCTTATGTTTCTTGTTGAGGTGTATTATG ATGTGCTTCAATGCCTTTGATAAGGCTGCAGATCTTGATGTTCTAAACCATCCAATTCTGAACTTCTTATTTTATCTG CTTGTTGAAATTCTCCCTTCCTCCCTGGTTCTTTTCATTTTAAGGAAACTGCCACCTAAGCGCAGGATTACCCAATACCACCCAATCCACTGA
- the LOC103998799 gene encoding lignin-forming anionic peroxidase yields the protein MSSARVSSFTQALLLASLLLFMTAMSCEAHLTPKYYAKSCPQALSTIRAAVRRAVERERRMAASLIRLHFHDCFVQGCDASLLLKDAEGIVSEQNAPQNFRSARGFEVIDSIKWAVEKVCPGVVSCADILAVAARDSSEYVGGPTWKVKLGRRDSTTAANKDLVQRDLPVAFDNLDELISSFARQGLSIKDMVALSGSHTIGQAQCATFRNRIYNEPNIDHGFAALRRRRCPSSQVLGNSTLAPLDLVTPNSFDNNYYKNLLQKKGLLHSDQVLLSHGPTGDMVKYYSKNQAAFFADFAAAMVKMGDIAPLTGSAGEVRRTCSAIN from the exons ATGAGTTCTGCAAGAGTTTCCAGCTTCACACAGGCATTGTTGCTGGCTTCGCTCTTACTGTTCATGACTGCAATGTCTTGTGAGGCGCATCTGACACCCAAGTACTACGCCAAGTCCTGCCCGCAAGCTCTCTCGACCATCAGGGCTGCCGTGAGGCGCGCCGTCGAACGCGAGCGTCGCATGGCGGCGTCGCTTATCCGCCTCCATTTCCATGACTGCTTCGTTCAG GGATGCGACGCGTCGCTCCTGCTCAAAGATGCCGAGGGCATCGTGAGCGAACAGAACGCGCCCCAGAACTTTAGATCAGCGAGAGGGTTCGAAGTCATCGACAGCATCAAGTGGGCGGTCGAGAAGGTGTGCCCGGGAGTGGTTTCTTGCGCCGACATCCTCGCCGTCGCAGCGCGGGACTCATCGGAATAC GTTGGTGGCCCGACATGGAAGGTGAAGCTTGGAAGAAGGGACTCCACCACTGCGGCCAACAAAGATTTGGTCCAGAGAGACCTGCCCGTAGCGTTCGACAACCTCGATGAGCTCATCTCCTCGTTTGCTCGCCAAGGACTTAGCATCAAAGACATGGTTGCTCTGTCAGGTTCCCACACCATCGGCCAAGCTCAGTGCGCCACCTTCCGGAACAGGATCTACAACGAGCCCAACATCGACCATGGCTTCGCCGCCCTTCGACGCCGACGGTGCCCCTCGTCACAGGTTCTCGGCAACAGCACCCTGGCGCCGCTGGACCTGGTCACGCCCAACTCGTTCGACAACAACTACTACAAGAACCTCCTTCAGAAGAAGGGCCTGCTGCACTCCGACCAGGTGCTCCTCAGCCACGGGCCCACCGGCGACATGGTGAAGTACTACAGCAAGAACCAGGCGGCTTTCTTCGCCGACTTCGCGGCCGCAATGGTGAAGATGGGCGACATCGCCCCCCTCACTGGCTCAGCAGGGGAGGTCAGAAGGACTTGCAGCGCCATCAACTGA
- the LOC135649163 gene encoding pentatricopeptide repeat-containing protein At2g17140-like encodes MNSSALAAELLRRNAGNPALAWRLLRHLLSSPAAPLPPLRLIISLSRLLVVARMLPELHHLRRLILLPRHPPAAVRTALSALVSVSASAGLLDDALAHFRSLRSQFPSHPPSTRLYNCLLNCSLRAHRADLVEVLYRDMLLAGVPPETYTFNILIFSLCDSDRIEEARLLFDNMPLKNCQPDEFSFGFLICRYCKAGLSHRAVELLDEMERLGRSPNIVIYNTLISSFCKEGSIGEAEKLVERMRKDGIFPNIVTFNSRISALCKAGKVLEAYQIFRDMQEDNVLGLPRPNQITFNLMLDGFCKGGMLEEARALVELMKVGGSLTSLQSYNIWLSGLVKCGRLLEAQQLLEQMVQQGIEPNSYSYNILIDGLCKEGMIYSARSVMNLMKNNGTSPDPVTYSSLLHWYCTRRNISGAIKILHEMTSSGCFPNSFSCNILLQSLWKEGRILEAEKLLQEMNKKGYGLGIVTCNIVINGLCENGKLDKAIEIVNSMWQHGSAALGELGNAFLGLVDDRNEKKKCCPGLITYSILINHLCKAGRLDEARKLLLEMMGRNVAPDSIIYDIFVHGFCKQGKVSSAFKVLRDMEKKACRPSTRTYNLLIWGLGKKHQIEEILDLINEMQEKGIPKNVRTYNNLIHALCDREMVDKAASLLEEMLHNSILPNITSFSMLIRAFCKISDFDAARAMFHGALTACGQKEVLYSLMCNECFMYGKISEAKELLQIALEKEFSLEHFPYKSLIEELCKEDRIDDGHSLINTMIAKGYVFDPATFMPVIDALGKKGNKQEADKLSEKMMDMAAHHDGSMVSFSDRLHGDSENKHQKQKQEQEVSLGSDWHNLLHRDDGSGIAMKLLKRVQKGWGQGSIPAPRPQNFDLVDEWEITN; translated from the exons ATGAACTCGTCCGCCCTAGCGGCCGAACTCCTCCGTCGTAATGCCGGCAACCCGGCCCTGGCGTGGCGCCTCCTCAGgcacctcctctcctcccccGCCGCGCCACTCCCTCCCCTCCGTCTCATTATCTCTCTCTCCCGCCTCCTCGTCGTCGCCCGCATGCTCCCCGAGCTTCACCATCTTCGGCGCCTCATCCTCCTCCCTCGCCACCCTCCGGCCGCTGTTCGCACTGCCCTCTCCGCCCTTGTCTCCGTCTCCGCCTCCGCTGGCCTCCTCGATGACGCCCTCGCCCACTTCCGCTCACTCCGTTCTCAATTCCCCTCCCACCCTCCTTCCACCCGACTTTACAACTGCCTCCTCAACTGCTCCCTCCGAGCCCATCGCGCCGACCTCGTCGAGGTGCTCTACAGAGACATGCTTCTCGCTGGAGTTCCCCCCGAGACGTACACGttcaatattttgatattttcctTATGCGACTCTGACCGTATCGAGGAAGCCCGGCTGTTGTTCGATAATATGCCATTAAAGAATTGCCAGCCAGATGAGTTCAGCTTCGGGTTCTTGATCTGCAGGTACTGTAAAGCAGGGCTCAGTCACAGGGCGGTGGAGCTTCTGGATGAGATGGAGAGACTCGGGCGCTCACCAAACATAGTGATCTATAATACATTAATTTCTAGCTTTTGCAAGGAGGGGTCCATTGGTGAAGCTGAGAAGTTGGTTGAGCGGATGAGAAAAGATGGTATTTTTCCTAATATTGTCACTTTTAATTCTAGGATTTCTGCTCTTTGTAAGGCAGGTAAGGTATTGGAGGCTTACCAGATTTTCAGAGACATGCAGGAGGATAATGTGTTGGGTTTGCCAAGGCCGAATCAGATTACATTTAATCTGATGTTGGATGGATTTTGTAAGGGAGGCATGCTGGAGGAAGCCAGGGCCTTGGTGGAGTTGATGAAAGTTGGTGGATCCCTTACAAGTTTACAGAGTTACAATATATGGCTGTCAGGGTTGGTGAAGTGTGGAAGGCTGCTGGAGGCCCAACAATTGTTGGAACAAATGGTTCAACAGGGTATAGAACCTAATTCATACTCTTATAACATTCTTATTGATGGTCTTTGTAAGGAAGGGATGATTTATAGTGCTAGATCagtgatgaatttgatgaaaaaTAATGGAACGTCACCGGACCCAGTAACTTATAGCAGTCTACTCCACTGGTACTGCACGAGAAGGAATATATCAGGGGCCATCAAGATTCTTCATGAGATGACTAGTAGTGGATGTTTTCCCAACAGTTTTTCTTGCAACATCTTATTGCAAAGCTTGTGGAAAGAGGGGAGGATTTTGGAGGCAGAGAAACTATTACAAGAGATGAATAAAAAAGGATATGGTTTAGGCATCGTAACATGCAATATTGTCATAAATGGTTTATGTGAAAATGGAAAATTGGACAAGGCAATTGAAATTGTTAATAGCATGTGGCAGCATGGAAGTGCAGCCCTTGGTGAACTTGGAAATGCATTCCTCGGTTTGGTGGACGacagaaatgaaaagaaaaaatgttGTCCTGGTCTAATcacttattcaattttgattaatcaCTTGTGCAAGGCTGGAAGGTTAGATGAAGCTAGGAAATTATTACTTGAAATGATGGGGAGGAATGTTGCTCCGGATTCGATAATCTATGACATTTTTGTACATGGATTTTGTAAGCAGGGAAAGGTGTCATCAGCTTTTAAAGTTCTAAGAGACATGGAAAAAAAAGCATGCAGACCAAGCACAAGAACATACAACTTACTGATATGGGGTTTGGGTAAAAAACACCAAATAGAGGAAATACTTGACTTGATAAATGAAATGCAAGAAAAAGGAATCCCAAAAAATGTTAGAACTTATAATAACCTAATCCATGCTCTCTGTGATAGAGAAATGGTAGATAAAGCTGCTTCACTTCTAGAAGAGATGCTTCATAATTCCATTCTTCCTAACATAACTTCTTTCAGCATGTTGATCCGGGCTTTCTGCAAGATTTCTGATTTTGATGCAGCTCGAGCCATGTTTCATGGAGCTTTGACTGCATGTGGACAAAAGGAAGTGCTCTATAGCTTAATGTGCAACGAGTGTTTCATGTATGGAAAGATATCAGAGGCTAAGGAACTACTTCAAATCGCTCTAGAAAAGGAGTTTTCCCTGGAGCATTTTCCGTACAAAAGTCTTATTGAAGAACTTTGCAAGGAAGACAGGATAGATGATGGGCACAGTTTAATCAATACAATGATTGCTAAAGGTTATGTGTTTGATCCTGCAACATTTATGCCAGTGATTGATGCTCTAGGGAAGAAGGGAAACAAACAAGAGGCTGATAAACTTTCAGAGAAAATGATGGATATGGCAGCTCATCATGATGGATCCATGGTTTCTTTTTCTGATCGTCTACATGGTGACTCAGAGAATAAACATcaaaagcaaaagcaagagcaagAGGTTTCTCTTGGAAGCGATTGGCACAATCTTCTACACAG AGATGATGGAAGTGGAATAGCTATGAAACTTCTAAAGAGAGTGCAAAAAGGTTGGGGTCAAGGAAGCATACCAGCCCCACGTCCACAGAATTTTGATCTTGTTGATGAGTGGGAGATCACCAATTGA